The nucleotide sequence TGTGAGTAAGAAAAGTGAATTGGTATTGGTCTTGATTGTTTTCTAGATTCTTTTGAAGTTCAATAATTTCTGTAGGAATTAAAAAATCTAAAACCGATAAGTTTTGATAGAAAACAACAGATGTTTCTACCGAAAAAGAATGCCTTTTATCTTCTGATGAGTCTGTTGCAGCAGTTTTTGCCATTTCTTTTTTAAGGTGGCATTTTCCGTTGCATTCTAGTTCGGGTTTGTCTTTATTTACGCAAAGTTCGTTTTTAATATAGTCATACAGCACCACATACTCTAAAACCGGAAGCACGGGCTTTAGCAGCATAAATAATGATAATATAAGTGTAGCTGTTTTCACGTTGCAAAGTTGCTTTTTGTTTCTCTTTATTCCAAATTATGGCACGATTATCTAAACAATTCGATTGAAAACCAAAAACTTATTTTGATTTTCTAAATTGTTCTGGCGTTTCTCCTGTTTCCTTTTTAAAAAATGCACTGAAATAGGAAACATGATCAAATCCTAACTGAAAAGCTATTTCGCTGACCGTTAAACTAGTAAAGTGTAAAATTCGTTTTGATTCTAAAATAATATGATTTCGGATAAAAGCACCTGCCGACACACCAAAATGTTGTTTGCTGATTCGGTTTAAATAATTAGTGCTTATATGCAATTTATCGGCATAAAACGATGGCAGTGCATTTTCATGAGCGTGCTTTTTAATTAACTGTTGAAACTTTAAGGCCTTATCTTTGGCAAAACCTTGAGATATAGAAACTTTTAAAGGTTTGTAGTTTCGGTTGATTTCAATTAAAATGATATTGAGATATGAACGCAACGCTTTTAAAGCGTCTTTTTTGTTTGATAAAAATTCTTTTTCGGCAAGACCAACCATCTCTTTTAATGAATAAAAGCATTGACTAGAAACCGAGATAAATGCGGCGTTTTCATTTTCTAGAAAAGAAAATTGATCCAACATATTTTCGTGATAACGCAACGAAAAAAAGGCTTCTGCAAAACAAATTACTTGGCTATTTGAAGTTGTTTTACAATCTATTTGGTTGATACTATTTGGTTTTACAACGGCAATTTGAAAATCGCTTAAAACATACGATTGATTGTTAATCGCAATTGTTCCACTGGCATTCTCGTTGATAAACACCATATAAAACCGTGCTTGATGTGCCGACCGAAACACCGGATTTTTTAGTGCATCATCAACAGAACCCATCCAAAAATCGTGGGCGTTGCCAGCAAACATGTCAATAGTACAAACGGGTATATTACCTATCTGCATATATAAATGTATATTATAAGTTAAATAAAATGTGATTAAATCGATATTTAACTTACAGAAGCCGGCGGTTTTAAAAGGAATTGATAAAAAGTGCTTTGGTATAAATTGCTGCGATCAAAATAGTTTTGAAACAAATCATCCGAAAAAAAATGATTCCATTGTAAAAAAAGCAATTCTTCACAAAAAACAAGTATGTTTTCTACCGAAAAACTGTGTGATGAGCTTTTCTCCTCCGTGGTTGCTGCTTTTGCCAATTCTTTTTTTAAATGACATTTACCATTGCACTGCAAAGCTTTATTTTCTTTATTGACACAAAGTTCGTTTTTAATATAGTCGTAAAAAACCACATATTCCACTACCGGAATTATGGGTTTTATCAACATAAAAAAAGCAAATAGTACAATAATTTTTTTCACAATGCAAAGATACTTCTTTTAAAAAACAAAACATATAAATAATGTTGTGTAATTTTGCAGCAAATATTTTTTTATGCGTATTGATATTATAACTGTTTTACCCGAATTAATCAAAAGTCCGTTTGAAGCATCGATTTTAAAAAGAGCCATTGCCAAAGGTTTGGTAGAAGTGCATTTTCATAATTTACGAGATTACAGTACCAATAAGCATAAAAATGTTGACGATTACCAATTTGGCGGCGGTGCGGGAATGGTGATGAGTATTGAACCAATAGATAAATGTATTACCAAACTGAAAGCCGAACGCACTTACGATGAAATTATCTACATGACACCCGATGGCGAAACGCTGAACCAGCAAATGGCAAACAGTATGTCGTTGCTTAAAAACATAATTATTTTGTGCGGTCATTACAAAGGCGTTGACCAACGCGTGCGCGATCATTTTAT is from Paenimyroides aestuarii and encodes:
- a CDS encoding helix-turn-helix domain-containing protein, whose amino-acid sequence is MQIGNIPVCTIDMFAGNAHDFWMGSVDDALKNPVFRSAHQARFYMVFINENASGTIAINNQSYVLSDFQIAVVKPNSINQIDCKTTSNSQVICFAEAFFSLRYHENMLDQFSFLENENAAFISVSSQCFYSLKEMVGLAEKEFLSNKKDALKALRSYLNIILIEINRNYKPLKVSISQGFAKDKALKFQQLIKKHAHENALPSFYADKLHISTNYLNRISKQHFGVSAGAFIRNHIILESKRILHFTSLTVSEIAFQLGFDHVSYFSAFFKKETGETPEQFRKSK
- the trmD gene encoding tRNA (guanosine(37)-N1)-methyltransferase TrmD translates to MRIDIITVLPELIKSPFEASILKRAIAKGLVEVHFHNLRDYSTNKHKNVDDYQFGGGAGMVMSIEPIDKCITKLKAERTYDEIIYMTPDGETLNQQMANSMSLLKNIIILCGHYKGVDQRVRDHFITREISIGDYVLSGGELGAAILCDAVIRLIPGVLSNETSALTDSFQDNLLAPPIYTRPAEYNGWKVPDVLLSGNFPEIEKWREEKAYEHTQNRRPDLLKND